The following coding sequences lie in one Methylosinus sp. PW1 genomic window:
- a CDS encoding DUF6876 family protein, producing MRIDATVARLRLRPHHSRRFSLRLAHPGLGDGQTRTRDVRLMPKRGPPMQGNRTITADDLRQFTGTENWHRHNLARGVLFTDGAKFAADRAGAYWLLDEIAFGQRHRKVAVEGFQLWRLRVDLAKKAGSLACEDGNGKAVYRKRIPYTDFPLDEIILYFADGVILLPSEY from the coding sequence ATGAGAATCGACGCGACCGTGGCTCGCCTTCGGCTGCGCCCGCACCACTCGCGCCGATTCTCATTGCGCCTTGCACACCCCGGTCTCGGCGACGGCCAGACCCGCACGCGCGACGTGCGGCTCATGCCGAAAAGGGGACCACCAATGCAAGGCAACAGAACGATCACGGCCGACGACCTGCGACAGTTCACCGGGACGGAGAATTGGCATCGCCACAACCTTGCCCGCGGCGTCCTCTTCACCGATGGCGCGAAATTCGCCGCCGACCGCGCCGGCGCATATTGGCTGCTCGACGAGATCGCTTTCGGTCAACGGCATAGGAAAGTCGCTGTCGAAGGCTTCCAACTCTGGCGGCTGCGGGTGGACCTCGCGAAGAAAGCCGGTTCACTCGCGTGCGAGGACGGCAATGGAAAGGCGGTATATCGCAAGCGCATCCCATACACGGATTTCCCGCTGGACGAGATCATTCTCTATTTCGCCGACGGTGTGATCCTGCTGCCGAGTGAATATTGA
- a CDS encoding recombinase family protein has product MRIGYARVSTFDQNPDLQSEKLREAGCEKIIVERMSSGRERPELTRLLRDILREGDTLVIWKLDRLARSLKQLIETAEDLKARGIGLVSLTDAIDTSSPGGMLVFHMLGAIAEFERALIRERTVAGLAEARRKGKKGGRPRSLSQKDAAAAAALLAAGSLTSKEVAARFGVSKATLYRHISATA; this is encoded by the coding sequence ATGCGGATCGGCTACGCCAGAGTATCGACCTTCGATCAGAACCCCGACCTCCAGAGCGAAAAGCTCCGAGAGGCGGGGTGCGAGAAGATAATAGTGGAGCGGATGTCGAGCGGCCGAGAGCGGCCTGAGCTGACGCGCCTCCTGCGGGACATCCTCCGTGAAGGAGACACTTTGGTGATCTGGAAGCTGGACCGGCTGGCCCGATCGCTGAAGCAGCTCATCGAAACGGCCGAGGACCTGAAGGCTCGTGGGATCGGCCTCGTTTCTCTGACCGACGCCATCGATACCTCTTCACCTGGCGGGATGCTCGTTTTTCACATGCTCGGCGCCATCGCCGAATTCGAGCGCGCACTGATACGTGAACGGACCGTCGCCGGGCTCGCGGAAGCGCGTCGAAAAGGAAAAAAGGGCGGTCGGCCGCGAAGCCTTTCGCAAAAAGACGCCGCAGCGGCCGCGGCTCTGCTCGCCGCCGGTTCCCTGACCTCTAAGGAAGTTGCCGCCAGATTCGGAGTCTCCAAGGCCACGCTGTACCGCCATATCAGCGCGACCGCTTGA
- a CDS encoding addiction module antidote protein, giving the protein MTKNFAAFNVSDYLDNEETIAEYLTAAAEDENSDVLLAALSEVAKARGMAQVAAAAGLGRESLYKALAPGSHPRFETISAVLRALNVKIALIPTSSTTP; this is encoded by the coding sequence ATGACCAAGAATTTCGCCGCCTTCAACGTGTCCGATTATCTCGATAACGAGGAAACGATCGCCGAATATCTGACGGCCGCGGCAGAGGACGAAAACTCCGACGTTCTGCTCGCCGCGCTTTCGGAAGTGGCGAAGGCGCGCGGCATGGCGCAGGTTGCGGCCGCCGCCGGGCTCGGACGCGAAAGTCTCTATAAAGCCCTCGCCCCCGGCTCCCATCCGCGGTTCGAGACGATCAGCGCGGTCTTGCGCGCGCTGAACGTAAAGATCGCGTTGATTCCGACCTCTTCGACGACGCCGTGA
- a CDS encoding S-adenosyl-l-methionine hydroxide adenosyltransferase family protein yields MLHSSLRALVAALLFCLSCGVAAARAPLVLFTDFGTADGAVAAMKGVAYSISQDLLVADLSHEDPGSIFAGAYRLYQAEPYWPKGSVFVAVVDPGVGTGRLAIALETLSGRFFLAPNNGLLTLVAEREGVKEVREIDESVNRRPGSEQSHTFHGRDIFAYAGARLAAGAQSFEQIGRKLPPEALVTIPYRAAERKGDAVSGIIPVLDAHFGNVWSNIPKALFDELKISLGEPVRLRIRHGDRLVAALDAPYERTFGDVPQGRPLVYVNSLFDMAVALNLGDFAKSYGVDSGPDWTIELSRADLAHAPRGQAEK; encoded by the coding sequence ATGCTTCATTCGTCGCTCCGCGCGCTCGTCGCCGCCCTTCTCTTCTGCCTCTCTTGCGGCGTCGCCGCGGCGCGCGCGCCGCTGGTGCTGTTCACGGATTTCGGAACGGCGGACGGCGCCGTCGCCGCGATGAAAGGCGTCGCCTATTCCATTTCGCAGGATCTCCTGGTCGCCGATCTCAGCCATGAGGATCCTGGAAGCATATTCGCCGGCGCCTATCGCCTCTATCAGGCGGAGCCATATTGGCCGAAAGGCTCCGTGTTCGTCGCCGTCGTCGATCCCGGCGTCGGAACGGGGCGGTTGGCCATTGCGCTGGAGACGCTGAGCGGCCGCTTTTTCCTCGCGCCCAACAATGGGCTGCTGACATTGGTCGCCGAGCGCGAGGGCGTGAAGGAAGTGCGCGAGATCGACGAGAGCGTGAACCGCCGGCCCGGCTCCGAGCAATCCCACACATTTCACGGCCGCGATATTTTCGCCTATGCCGGCGCGCGTCTGGCGGCGGGCGCGCAGAGCTTCGAGCAGATCGGCCGCAAGCTGCCGCCAGAAGCGCTGGTCACGATTCCCTATCGCGCGGCGGAACGCAAAGGCGATGCGGTCAGCGGAATCATTCCCGTGCTCGACGCGCATTTCGGCAATGTGTGGTCGAACATTCCGAAAGCCCTGTTCGACGAGTTGAAGATCTCGCTGGGCGAGCCGGTGCGTCTGCGCATTCGCCACGGCGATCGGCTCGTCGCCGCTCTCGACGCGCCCTATGAGCGCACATTCGGCGACGTTCCGCAGGGGCGCCCGCTCGTCTACGTCAACAGCCTCTTCGACATGGCCGTCGCGCTCAATCTCGGCGATTTCGCCAAGAGCTATGGCGTCGACTCCGGCCCCGACTGGACGATCGAGCTTTCGCGCGCCGATCTTGCGCACGCGCCTCGAGGCCAGGCCGAGAAGTGA
- a CDS encoding ABC transporter ATP-binding protein, whose protein sequence is MSAYLTTLRFALRYWLLSPRLLAAMLVARLVSNVVDVFVPVASGHLADVVAGESRELAPALWALAVFLGTVLLFHCLRNFVAFSVCHVAAHAMAALVRDSFARVQRFSADWHANAFAGATVRKITRGVWAFDSLSDTLIFGMLPAATVIVAITCLLSWRWPLLGLVVAIGISLFLAMGVGLSLGWISPAAQVSQALDSAVSARLADSITGNQIVKGFAAEKREDASFTALVTEWRKRTLISWYRGTTVGLLQAVVMIAMQATLLGCGLMLWSQGGMSTGDVVSLIGIQGLINGYLRDIGEHVRNLQRAVNEMEDVVEFDAQEPDVIDAPGATPLVVKRGEIVFDNVTFGYPNARRKLYENFSLTIRPGQRVGLVGASGAGKTTFVKLLQRQFDLDAGRILIDGQDIAFATQASLREAIGIVAQEPILFHRPLGENIAYGRPDAAQYEIAEAARLAHANMFIERLPDAYETLVGERGVKLSGGERQRVAIARAILAATPILVLDEATSSLDSVSEFHIRAAIEQLSAGRTTIVVAHRLSTVRRLDRILVFDHGRIVEDGAHEELLRLSGGVYRRLFETQVGAGDSLEEAIERAG, encoded by the coding sequence ATGTCCGCCTATTTGACCACGCTGCGCTTCGCGCTCCGCTATTGGCTTCTCTCGCCGCGCCTGCTCGCGGCGATGCTCGTCGCTCGCCTCGTCTCCAATGTCGTCGATGTCTTCGTTCCGGTGGCCTCCGGCCATCTCGCCGATGTCGTCGCCGGCGAGAGCCGAGAGCTCGCGCCGGCGCTTTGGGCGCTCGCCGTGTTTCTCGGCACGGTGCTGCTGTTTCATTGCCTGCGCAATTTCGTCGCCTTCTCCGTCTGCCACGTCGCCGCTCACGCCATGGCGGCGCTGGTGCGCGATTCCTTTGCGCGCGTGCAGCGCTTCTCGGCCGATTGGCACGCCAACGCCTTCGCCGGCGCGACGGTGCGCAAGATCACGCGCGGCGTCTGGGCTTTCGATTCGCTCAGCGACACGCTGATCTTCGGCATGCTGCCGGCGGCGACGGTGATTGTGGCGATCACCTGTCTCTTGTCCTGGCGCTGGCCGCTGCTCGGCCTCGTCGTCGCGATCGGCATTTCGCTGTTTCTGGCGATGGGCGTTGGCCTTTCGCTCGGCTGGATCAGCCCTGCGGCGCAAGTGTCGCAGGCGCTCGATTCCGCTGTGAGCGCGCGGCTCGCCGATTCGATCACCGGCAATCAGATCGTCAAAGGCTTCGCCGCCGAGAAACGCGAGGATGCGAGCTTCACCGCGCTCGTGACCGAATGGCGCAAGCGCACGCTGATCTCCTGGTATCGCGGCACGACGGTCGGCCTGCTGCAGGCCGTGGTGATGATCGCCATGCAGGCGACTTTGCTCGGCTGCGGGCTGATGCTGTGGTCACAGGGCGGCATGTCGACCGGCGATGTGGTGAGCCTCATCGGCATACAGGGGCTCATCAACGGCTATTTGCGCGACATTGGCGAGCACGTGCGCAATCTGCAGCGCGCCGTCAACGAGATGGAGGATGTCGTCGAGTTCGACGCGCAGGAGCCCGATGTGATCGATGCGCCGGGCGCGACGCCGCTGGTGGTGAAGCGCGGCGAGATCGTCTTCGACAATGTGACCTTCGGCTATCCGAATGCGCGCAGGAAGCTCTATGAGAATTTCTCGCTGACGATCCGTCCGGGCCAGCGCGTCGGCCTCGTCGGCGCCTCGGGCGCCGGCAAGACGACCTTCGTCAAGCTGCTGCAGCGCCAGTTCGATCTCGACGCCGGCCGCATTCTCATCGACGGCCAGGACATCGCCTTCGCAACTCAGGCCTCGCTGCGGGAGGCGATCGGCATCGTCGCGCAGGAGCCGATCCTGTTCCATCGGCCGCTCGGCGAGAATATCGCCTATGGCAGGCCTGATGCGGCGCAATATGAGATCGCGGAAGCGGCGCGTCTCGCCCATGCGAATATGTTCATCGAGCGTCTGCCCGACGCTTATGAGACGCTGGTGGGCGAGCGCGGCGTGAAGCTCTCGGGCGGAGAGCGCCAGCGCGTGGCGATCGCGCGCGCAATTCTCGCGGCGACGCCGATATTGGTGCTGGACGAGGCGACCTCCTCGCTCGATTCCGTGTCCGAATTCCATATTCGCGCGGCGATCGAGCAATTATCGGCCGGCCGCACGACGATCGTCGTCGCGCATCGCCTATCGACGGTGCGGCGGCTCGACCGCATATTGGTGTTCGACCATGGCCGCATCGTCGAGGACGGCGCGCATGAGGAGCTGCTGCGCCTTTCGGGCGGCGTCTATCGGCGCCTGTTCGAGACGCAGGTCGGCGCCGGCGACTCGCTGGAAGAGGCGATCGAGCGGGCGGGGTGA
- a CDS encoding DUF6456 domain-containing protein: MSGVQRQRDETEARALRRLLEAMSEPGAQTMADPLGARSIVVAAPRKGVTVARARLAESIADIAVARGLARWDGAGEARRLHLTDEGRAHLRRLAAPAEANPFFAQHSALAPRVVEKGARPTLVNEGESPLAWLARRKDRDGRPFLAPEQIEAGERFRRDVTQAAILQRVTADWEAAIGSARGGGAGADIANVAIDARRRLSLAFDAVGPELGGLLTDVCGYLKGLELVESERGWPQRSAKVVLKIALERLALHYGLAAEAQGPERARHLLHWGAKDYRPTL; this comes from the coding sequence ATGAGTGGCGTTCAAAGACAGAGAGACGAGACCGAGGCGCGCGCGCTGCGCCGTCTGCTGGAGGCGATGAGCGAGCCCGGCGCGCAGACGATGGCCGATCCGCTCGGCGCGCGGTCGATCGTCGTCGCCGCGCCGCGCAAAGGCGTCACGGTCGCGCGGGCGCGTCTCGCCGAAAGCATCGCCGATATAGCGGTGGCGCGCGGATTGGCGCGCTGGGACGGCGCCGGCGAGGCGCGCCGTCTGCATCTGACAGATGAGGGGCGCGCTCATCTGAGGCGCCTCGCGGCGCCGGCCGAGGCGAACCCCTTTTTCGCGCAGCACAGCGCGCTCGCGCCGCGCGTGGTCGAGAAGGGCGCGCGCCCGACGCTGGTCAATGAGGGCGAGAGCCCGCTCGCCTGGCTCGCGCGCCGCAAGGATCGCGACGGCCGTCCATTTCTCGCGCCGGAGCAGATCGAGGCCGGCGAGCGCTTCCGTCGCGATGTGACGCAGGCCGCCATTCTCCAGCGCGTCACCGCCGATTGGGAGGCGGCGATCGGCTCCGCGCGCGGCGGCGGCGCGGGCGCCGATATCGCCAATGTGGCGATCGACGCGCGTCGGCGACTCTCTCTCGCCTTCGATGCGGTGGGGCCGGAGCTCGGCGGATTGCTCACAGACGTCTGCGGCTATTTGAAAGGCCTCGAGCTCGTCGAGAGCGAGCGCGGCTGGCCGCAGCGCTCCGCCAAAGTGGTGCTGAAAATCGCGCTCGAGCGGCTCGCCCTGCATTATGGGCTGGCGGCCGAGGCGCAGGGGCCGGAGCGCGCGCGCCATTTGCTGCATTGGGGCGCGAAGGATTATCGTCCTACCCTCTGA
- a CDS encoding helix-turn-helix domain-containing protein: MAPRRSDHFLSSALCAAAAAAACGVPADALRSARRGRANVAGARHLAVYLDHVAFGASLSACARAFARDRASVRHACARVEDRRDEENFDRAVAALEQALRAQRRLIETIASSFSSHPTGDDS; the protein is encoded by the coding sequence ATGGCTCCCCGACGAAGCGATCATTTTCTGTCATCGGCGCTCTGCGCCGCCGCCGCTGCGGCCGCCTGTGGCGTCCCGGCCGACGCTCTGCGCAGCGCGCGCCGCGGGCGCGCCAATGTCGCTGGTGCGCGCCATCTCGCGGTCTATCTCGATCATGTCGCTTTCGGCGCGAGCCTTTCGGCCTGCGCGCGCGCTTTCGCGCGGGATCGCGCCAGCGTCCGCCACGCCTGCGCGCGGGTGGAGGACCGCCGCGACGAAGAGAATTTCGATCGCGCCGTGGCCGCGCTGGAACAGGCGCTGCGCGCGCAGCGGCGCCTCATCGAGACGATCGCTTCTTCCTTCAGCTCACATCCAACCGGAGACGATTCATGA
- a CDS encoding DUF6477 family protein translates to MRNSLSSDRLPAAARESLHSALRAKAEAYRREEFLRSFHRLPRSVIAAETPQAAAVVLKELERALRAERARAGHWSYDLSRHIALLVAHRAERARALRLARVAPGDARAVVKAGAPGPLFVGRRD, encoded by the coding sequence ATGCGCAATTCGCTGTCATCCGATCGCCTGCCCGCCGCCGCGCGGGAAAGCCTGCACAGCGCGCTGCGCGCAAAAGCCGAGGCCTATCGCCGCGAGGAATTTCTGCGCTCGTTTCATCGCCTGCCGCGCAGCGTCATCGCCGCCGAAACGCCGCAGGCCGCCGCTGTGGTGCTGAAGGAGCTCGAGCGCGCGCTGCGGGCCGAGCGCGCCCGCGCCGGACATTGGAGCTATGATCTCTCGCGCCATATCGCGCTTCTCGTGGCGCATCGCGCCGAGCGGGCGCGCGCGCTGCGGCTCGCCCGCGTAGCGCCGGGAGACGCGCGCGCGGTCGTGAAGGCCGGCGCGCCCGGCCCGCTCTTTGTCGGCCGCCGGGATTGA